AGAGCCATGGAATACTAAGATTTCTCCAGTTGTCTTGTCATAACTTTGACCCGTTGGAATATCAAAGGCACCATGGAAGGGTACAAATGCTTTTTGCTCAAATCCTGAGCGCGCCAGCTCCAGAGCAGCGGTACCGCCAAAACAATATCCCATGGTAGTGCCTTTACGCACATCATTACCTTGTAGTCTTCCAGCATTCAACGCACCTTGAAGTATGCGGCGCATTTTATTGCGATCATCGTATAATTCTCCAGTTAAACGTTTGTTTTCTTCAATAGAAGTAGGACGAACGCCTTGCCCGAACATGTCTGCCGCTAATACATTGTAGCCCTCGCCTGCTAACATATCAGCACGTTTGCGCTCATAGTCTGTCAATCCATCCCAATCATGAATGAGTAAGATAAAAGGCGCATTAGCCTTGTCGGCTTTGGCGTAATAGCCTTCGTATGCTTGATCATCCACGGTATAGGTAATATTTTTGGTTGTAATGGCGGCAGCCGTTTGGCTGAAAGTCAGTGCCATTAGTCCGATTGACGCACCTATTAGCAATGAGTGATAAGGTTTTTTGGACGTAGTTTTTGAAGTTGATAACATGGTAGGTCGCCTTATAATCGTATAAAAAAGATAAATAGTTGGCTAAAACCATGCCCATTTTATTTATCAACTGTTTTAATGCTTCATAAGAGCATACCTTAAAAAATCACCACATTACAAGAATCTATCGTCAACGTTGAAGCTCTGTTTAAATACGCTGAAATTACGGCTTTATCACGGCTGCAAACTTTAACCAAATATCAACAAGGAGTGCCATGAATTAGTCATATTTTTTGGCTAATATTAAAGACAGCTCTATACAAAGGTTCTAAAGAAATAGAGCCTACTTTTAATTACTAGCTAGGATGCATAATGAAAAATAATATTGATCATACTGACCCCGCTAAAGATATGAATACGG
This region of Psychrobacter sp. JCM 18902 genomic DNA includes:
- a CDS encoding dienelactone hydrolase family protein, encoding MLSTSKTTSKKPYHSLLIGASIGLMALTFSQTAAAITTKNITYTVDDQAYEGYYAKADKANAPFILLIHDWDGLTDYERKRADMLAGEGYNVLAADMFGQGVRPTSIEENKRLTGELYDDRNKMRRILQGALNAGRLQGNDVRKGTTMGYCFGGTAALELARSGFEQKAFVPFHGAFDIPTGQSYDKTTGEILVFHGSADESVSLESFATLGKTLEAANVPHEMVTYSGAPHAFSVFGSDRYDARADERSWKRYLDFLANEYK